In Cicer arietinum cultivar CDC Frontier isolate Library 1 chromosome 7, Cicar.CDCFrontier_v2.0, whole genome shotgun sequence, a single window of DNA contains:
- the LOC101490868 gene encoding uncharacterized protein produces the protein MNTLAHFCIYLLSNTKSNLPELDPMEPHSETSHYDDYGFDLQQDFSQFLEEAKEHGQEAKQKCSSVYPEESRKTGSEKERKGKKTWKSSLTSWWKADKKIKVKETHNNNSKSKVSEKRQGHVSGPIHNSYKGNDVKHKHHFSGPLANLFKPTKREENEIPYMCLQQQNGHPVQNYGPLYVVT, from the exons ATGAATACTCTTGCCCACTTTTGCATCTATTTGTTAAGCAATACAAAAAGTAACCTACCTGAACTGGACCCTATGG AACCACATTCTGAGACAAGTCATTATGATGACTATGGATTTGATCTGCAACAGGACTTTTCTCAG TTTTTGGAAGAAGCAAAGGAACATGGACAAGAAGCAAAACAAAAATGTTCATCAGTGTATCCTGAAGAATCTAGAAAAACAGGATCAGAGAAAGAGAGAAAGGGAAAGAAGACATGGAAGAGTTCACTGACTTCATGGTGGAAAGCtgacaaaaaaatcaaagttaaagAAACACACAACAACAATTCTAAATCAAAAGTTTCTGAGAAAAGACAAGGTCATGTTTCTGGTCCAATACATAACTCCTACAAAGGTAATGATGTGAAGCACAAGCATCATTTTTCTGGTCCTCTAGCAAATTTGTTTAAACCTACAAAAAGAGAAGAGAATGAGATACCTTATATGTGTCTGCAACAACAAAATGGTCATCCTGTTCAGAATTATGGTCCCCTTTATGTGGTTACTTGA
- the LOC101490348 gene encoding ubiquitin-conjugating enzyme E2 34-like, with protein MAEKACIKRLQKEYRALCKEPVSHIVARPSPSDILEWHYVLEGSEGTPFSGGYYYGKIKFPPEYPYKPPGISMTTPNGRFMTQKKICLSMSDFHPESWNPMWSVSSILTGLLSFMMDTSPTTGSVNTTTVEKQRLAKSSLAFNCKNATFRKMFPEYVEKYNQQQLSEQVATEQRETRHDKSSRSVSEKNSDSTGEDMKKVEGLKDVRRNKKQPFPTWVMLLLFSIFGVVMALPLLQL; from the exons ATGGCGGAGAAAGCATGCATCAAGCGCCTTCAGAAGGAGTATAGAGCCCTTTGTAAA GAGCCAGTTTCCCATATTGTGGCTCGTCCTTCACCAAGTGATATTCTTGAGTGGC ATTACGTTTTGGAAGGAAGCGAGGGAACACCTTTTTCAG GTGGATATTACTATGGAAAAATCAAGTTTCCTCCAGAATATCCATATAAACCTCCAGGAATCAG CATGACAACACCTAATGGGCGGTTCATGACACAGAAAAAGATCTGTTTATCTATGAGTGATT TTCATCCTGAAAGTTGGAATCCAATGTGGTCTGTATCAAG CATACTTACTGGGCTTCTTTCATTCATG ATGGACACTAGTCCAACCACAGGAAGTGTAAACACCACTACTGTTGAGAAGCAGCGTCTAGCAAAATCTTCCCTTGCTTTCAATTGTAAGAA TGCAACATTCAGGAAAATGTTCCCCGAGTATGTGGAGAAATACAACCAGCAACAGCTTTCTGAGCAAGTTGCTACTGAGCAGCGAGAGACTCGCCATGATAAAAGTTCAAGGTCTGTTTCTGAAAAGAATTCAGACTCCACAGGAGAAGACATGAAAAAGGTAGAAGGATTGAAGGATGTGAGGAGAAACAAAAAACAACCTTTTCCTACATGGGTGATGCTATTACTCTTCTCCATTTTTGGGGTTGTTATGGCATTACCTCTACTCCAGCTGTGA